In Schizosaccharomyces osmophilus chromosome 2, complete sequence, the following proteins share a genomic window:
- the rbd4 gene encoding rhomboid family protease: MAIQLGDKVTGGFQQFADLLLTKIPLFTVAVALITFVCGILNVFLPVTSYFGLSVSNIALFRLHTLNTYPLVHHGFLTFLFGLAGIFFLMPRFERRYGTLCTIAMFFGFLEAIPGIAFLIACYVSESDSVFVGISGWTFSLLTMYLMNLFYDLHPKVSAIPQLVRMVLALAAPILILPFDFSESVVLHLTAVVLSIIFSLAYIDILLPRAGFLVWIETKLSRVVDAIPNYISVTEAAYYQRDALPVQDLGSNSAGIV, encoded by the exons ATGGCAATCCAGTTAGGAGATAAGGTCACAGGAGGCTTCCAACAGTTTGCGGATCTATTATTAACAAAGATACCTCTATTCACTGTTGCAGTTGCACTCATAACATTCGTCTGTGGCATACTAAACGTTTTTCTTCCTGTCACCTCCTACTTTGGCTTAAGCGTGAGCAATATCGCCCTATTTAGGC TTCATACGCTGAACACTTATCCATTAGTTCACCATGGGTTTTTAACGTTCCTTTTCGGTCTCGCCggtatattctttttaatgCCTCGTTTTGAGAGAAGATACGGCACATTATGTACTATTGCTAtgttttttggatttttggaaGCTATTCCTGGAATCGCCTTTTTAATCGCTTGTTACGTCTCTGAGTCTGATAGTGTTTTCGTTGGAATTAG TGGATGGACGTTCTCTTTGTTGACAATGTACTTGATGAATCTTTTCTATGACCTTCATCCCAAGGT atcGGCAATTCCACAATTAGTTCGTATGGTCTTGGCTCTTGCCGCCCCTATTTTGATACttccttttgatttttctgaGAGCGTTGTTTTACACTTAACCGCCGTTGTTCTTTCtattatcttttctttggcTTATATTGATATCTTGCTACCTCGTGCGGGATTTCTTGTATGGATAGAGACCAAACTTTCTCGTGTAGTGGATGCAATCCCTAACTATATTTCTGTTACAGAGGCTGCTTATTATCAGCGAGATGCTTTACCTGTACAAGACTTGGGTAGTAACAGTGCAGGAATTGTTTAA
- a CDS encoding zinc finger C2H2-type, ZNF277-like protein, implicated in transcriptional regulation — translation MLSCPFSCKSQGYSPTEFIHHLDTPHDIPLAALSSNAFLCAPEVFSHLEANRSFAQNPKELLENSQADALKRVLKVQQKERAAGKEKLFQCLFCGSKHLYTREEWFEHSFDVHELNIGLSDNVVYFDLFLSKMKKELKEVRCLFCSASFPNADILYDHMYRKRHFRLNSKSSKYDEHYIVNYASIIKPFASSSADKFLADENDSETVSDINDEDAEPIIAKCVFCEERLEPEECFRHCKTIHNWDLFSIRKLYHLDIYGTIRVINYARATQSKDIPKKNDPFWTESIWLIPVLEDDALIISLDESAEDT, via the exons ATGCTTTCTTGTCCCTTTAGCTGTAAATCACAAGGGTATTCCCCTACGGAATTCATTCATCACTTGGACACACCTCATGATATCCCTTTGGCTGCTTTGAGttcaaatgcttttttatgCGCTCCCGAAGTCTTCTCTCATTTAGAAGCTAATAGATCTTTTGCAcagaatccaaaagagcTTCTTGAAAACTCACAAGCGGACGCCTTAAAGCGTGTCTTAAAAGtccaacaaaaggaaagagcAGCcggaaaggaaaaattatttcaaTGTCTCTTTTGTGGGTCAAAACATTTATACACACGTGAAGAATGGTTCGAACATAGCTTTGACGTTCATGAACTCAACATTGGATTATCGGATAACGTTGTTTATTTTGACTTGTTTCTaagcaaaatgaaaaaagaattaaagga AGTTCGCTGTCTTTTTTGTTCTGCGTCTTTTCCAAACGCTGACATCCTTTATGATCACATGTACAGAAAGCGACATTTCAGATTGAATTCAAAGTCGTCCAAATATGATGAGCACTACATCGTAAATTATGCTTCCATTATAAAACcctttgcttcttccaGTGCCGACAAATTCCTGGCTGACGAAAATGACTCAGAAACTGTATCTGA tATAAACGATGAGGACGCAGAACCAATTATCGCTAAATGTGTATTTTGTGAGGAACGATTAGAACCCGAGGAATGCTTTCGACATTGCAAAACAATCCATAACTGGGATCTATTCTCTATTCGAAAGCTATACCATTTGGACATTTATGGTACAATCCGCGTTATTAATTATGCTAGAGCTACTCAGTCAAAAGACATCCCTAAGAAAAACGATCCTTTTTGGACTGAATCTATATGGCTCATTCCAGTCTTGGAAGATGATGCATTAATAATTTCTCTCGATGAATCTGCAGAAGATACATGA
- the atg4 gene encoding Atg8 deconjugator Atg4 produces the protein MELMARFIERYLHFAPSNTEPPGTLIWFLGHSYKSEDGRWPEKFLVDSFSLITITYRSGIEGLENLASDAGWGCMIRSTQTLLANSIRKLYPEKPFFSIVNLFADEPAAPFSIHQFVSIGKQSCDIPPGQWFGPSASSTCVSRLCEQYDGLDLNVYVAKNGTSVYRDQLFQNPFPILLLIPTRLGIDTVNDIYHEQILRVFEIPSFVGITGGRPRSAHYFYARQNQQLFYLDPHCTYSAHTTTQPASEDTFHTASLRRISLQELDPCMVFGFLLRNSDEADEFEQHQKKIADIVQYFDVEPKLLDSQDDFVMDENFDDCF, from the exons ATGGAGCTTATGGCACGCTTTATAGAGCgatatttacattttgCTCCTTCAAATACAGAACCTCCAGGAACATTGATATGGTTTTTAGGACATTCTTACAAAAGTGAAGATGGTCGATGGCCGGAGAAATTTTTAGTAGACTCGTTTTCGCTGATTACAATTACTTATCGATCAGGAATTGAAGGTTTAGAAAATTTGGCTTCTGATGCTGGCTGGGGATGCATGATTCGATCTACTCAAACGTTGCTAGCTAATAGTATTCGAAAGTTATATCCAGAAAAGCCTTTTTTTAGTATAGTGAATTTGTTTGCGGACGAACCAGCTGCtccattttcaattcatcaatttgtGTCTATTGGAAAACAATCCTGTGACATTCCACCTGGGCAATGGTTTGGTCCGAGTGCTTCTAGTACATGTGTTTC ACGACTTTGTGAACAATATGACGGCCTTGACTTAAATGTATACGTGGCCAAGAATGGTACAAGTGTTTATCGAGATCAGCTCTTCCAAAATCCATTTCCTATACTACTTTTAATTCCTACGCGATTGGGCATTGATACTGTTAATGATATATATCATGAGCAAATTTTACGcgtttttgaaattcctTCGTTCGTTGGTATAACTGGTGGTCGGCCTAGATCTGCGCATTATTTTTATGCTCGACAAAACCAACAGCTTTTTTATCTTGATCCACATTGCACATATTCTGCCCATACAACAACTCAACCGGCCTCTGAGGATACATTCCACACAGCTAGTTTACGACGGATATCACTTCAGGAACTAGATCCGTGCATGGTTTTTGGGTTTCTCCTTAGAAATTCGGACGAAGCTGATGAATTTGAGCAACATCAGAAAAAAATCGCAGATATTGTACAATATTTTGACGTTGAACCGAAACTTTTGGATTCTCAAGATGACTTTGTGATGGACGAAAACTTTGATGACTGCTTTTAA
- the srp14 gene encoding signal recognition particle subunit Srp14 → MLLSNEQYLAQLAEHLQQLEGKGASSLYLSQKKNPASGDEQNTKPSILLRAKNGANWKISTTVDAENFTEFFGKYTEVCKGGMIGLKKRDRKKNKKKKKAPTASTA, encoded by the exons ATGCTTTTGAGTAACGAGCAG TACCTGGCTCAACTAGCAGAGCACTTACAGCAGTTGGAAGGAAAAGGAGCTAGTTCCTTGTATTTGtcccaaaagaaaa ATCCAGCCTCTGGTGATGAACAGAATACCAAACCATCAATCTTACTTAGAGCTAAGAATGGAGCAAACTGGAAAATCTCGACAACTGTAGATGCCGAGAACTTTACAgaattctttggaaaatataCAGAGGTTTGCAAAGGTGGAATGATTGGGTTGAAGAAACGTGaccgaaagaaaaacaagaagaaaaagaaagcaccTACAGCATCCACTGCATAA
- the sst2 gene encoding AMSH/STAMBP protein-like protein, ubiquitin specific-protease: MSVVQQSETPLSYSDLATRASNFSFNANLPLKNWLRTSQAILKQAHVYVLEKDYSNGAFLLIRYSELFLKCQQHPESQGYRKQLFEYFQIVKNEVLQEIQLLKPLVEKQYEEYQMRQASVPPKQVKSLPQPKRQVSPVSEPQLEQWALSELQILPRDASNELLSSVSSSSSRPIFDYSSLQSSLDSSYSTPVPESQSLVNSSKPSNHASLPQSLSPEVSLDNQTGHIIPYSEPKKPQGSFKIRAYTEGGKPLRTVYLPKSLKSKFLRVAELNTKKRLETCGILCGKLRQNAFFITQLVIPAQEATTDTCGTTDETALFDYQDKHDLLTLGWIHTHPTQTCFMSSVDLHTHCSYQLMLPEAIAIVMSPSKTPESGMFRLLDPKGLEKIIHCRTPGLFHMHEGQVYTKISQNGHIREIDASVEMVDLR; the protein is encoded by the exons ATGAGTGTTGTTCAGCAATCAGAGACACCCTTATCCTACTCCGATCTTGCTACTCGTGCTAGCAATTTCTCCTTCAATGCGAACCTACCATTGAAAAACTGGCTAAGAACATCACAGGCCATCTTAAAACAA GCTCATGTATATGTACTAGAAAAGGACTATTCCAATGGagcatttcttttgatacGTTATAGTGagttatttttaaaatgcCAGCAGCATCCAGAATCCCAAGGATACCGAAAACAGTTGTTTGAATACTTTCAG ATTGTTAAGAACGAGGTATTACAAGAGATTCAGCTTTTAAAGCCTTTGgtagaaaagcaatatgAAGAATATCAAATGAGGCAAGCTTCAGTTCCACCGAAACAGGTAAAATCGTTACCTCAACCAAAGCGGCAAGTATCTCCTGTTTCTGAGCCGCAATTAGAACAATGGGCACTTTCTGAACTACAGATTCTTCCACGAGATGCATCCAATGAATTACTATCCAGTGTTTCATCATCTTCCTCTAGACCAATCTTTGATTATTCTTCTCTTCAATCATCTTTGGATTCTTCTTATTCCACTCCAGTGCCCGAATCTCAGTCTTTGGTTAATTCCTCCAAACCATCAAATCATGCTTCTCTTCCTCAATCCCTAAGTCCCGAAGTGTCTTTGGATAATCAAACGGGTCACATTATTCCATATTCAGAACCCAAAAAGCCTCAAggatctttcaaaattcgtGCTTATACAGAAGGAGGGAAGCCATTGCGAACAGTTTATCTTCCAAAGTCTCTGAAATCAAAGTTCCTTCGAGTTGCCGAACTAAAtaccaagaaaagattgGAAACGTGTGGCATTCTTTGTGGAAAGTTGAGGCAAAATGCGTTTTTTATCACGCAGCTTGTCATTCCTGCTCAGGAAGCTACAACAGATACATGTGGTACGACAGATGAAACAGCGTTATTTGATTACCAGGATAAACATGACCTTTTGACGTTAGGTTGGATCCATACACATCCTACGCAGACATGCTTCATGAGTAGCGTTGATTTACATACCCATTGCTCTTACCAGTTGATGCTCCCTGAAGCAATCGCCATTGTTATGtctccttcaaaaacaCCAGA ATCCGGTATGTTCCGTTTGCTTGATCCAAAAGgacttgaaaaaatcataCACTGTCGAACACCTGGCTTATTTCACATGCACGAAGGACAAGtttatacaaaaataagCCAAAATGGACATATCAGAGAGATTGATGCCAGTGTAGAAATGGTGGACCTTCgttaa
- the bud20 gene encoding zinc finger ribosome biogenesis protein Bud20, with amino-acid sequence MTRYSTKRKHRSNGNHHLYRTRVYGRDLDQIHQDLVEPEKHEKKPLDPDLPGLGQHYCVECARHFATDEAMRLHKRTKVHRRRLKDLKEPAYSQEEAEASVNIAHPKPGTSSDVNQNKEPQAVMAD; translated from the exons ATGACCAGATACTCGACAAAACGGAAACACCGTAGCAATGGCAATCACCATCTCTACCGAACTCGTGTGTACGGAAG AGATTTGGATCAAATTCACCAAGACTTGGTTGAGCCagaaaaacatgaaaaaaagcCTCTAGATCCTGACCTACCTGGCTTGGGACAGCATTACTGTGTTGAATGCGCTCGTCACTTTGCCACTGATGAAGCGATGCGTCTCCACAAGCGAACCAAAGTTCACAGACGTCGTTTGAAAGACTTAAAAGAGCCTGCATATTcacaagaagaagcagagGCTTCTGTGAATATTGCTCATCCCAAACCAGGTACTTCTTCCGATGTGAATCAGAATAAGGAACCCCAGGCAGTCATGGCAGATTAA